A stretch of the Sphingobacterium thalpophilum genome encodes the following:
- a CDS encoding urease accessory protein UreF yields the protein MKNTFLGKLLHLADPTLPIGGFTHSNGLETYVQQGLVHDKATAEKYVRRNLWYNLKYNDAALMRLAYEATITQDLQALIALDQECTALKSAKEIREASKKLGVRIYKIFSRYQPEDLVLTWGALIQKKEVDSHYCLMYGMLAALLEIPLEESLHAFYYNAAITMVTNAVKLVPLGQLDGQDILFSLHEDILGLCQETLSVERNLVGLCNIGFDIRCMQHERLYSRVYIS from the coding sequence ATGAAAAATACCTTTCTGGGCAAATTGCTCCATCTCGCAGATCCTACGCTGCCTATTGGTGGATTCACGCACTCCAATGGATTGGAGACCTACGTGCAGCAAGGACTGGTCCATGACAAAGCGACGGCTGAGAAATATGTACGCCGTAACCTGTGGTACAACCTGAAGTACAACGATGCTGCGCTGATGAGGTTGGCTTATGAAGCGACGATAACACAGGACCTGCAAGCCCTTATCGCATTGGACCAAGAATGTACTGCGCTGAAAAGCGCCAAAGAAATTCGTGAAGCCAGCAAAAAATTAGGCGTACGTATTTATAAAATATTCAGTCGCTACCAGCCAGAGGATCTGGTGCTCACCTGGGGTGCACTTATACAAAAAAAAGAAGTCGACAGCCACTATTGTCTGATGTATGGGATGCTGGCCGCTCTGCTGGAGATTCCTCTTGAAGAATCGCTGCACGCCTTCTACTATAATGCGGCGATCACCATGGTAACCAATGCCGTAAAACTCGTGCCACTAGGGCAGTTGGACGGCCAGGATATACTATTTAGCCTGCACGAGGACATCCTTGGCCTCTGTCAGGAGACGTTGTCAGTTGAACGAAACTTAGTGGGCCTCTGCAATATTGGATTTGATATCCGCTGCATGCAGCACGAACGATTATACTCTAGGGTTTATATCTCTTAA
- a CDS encoding urease accessory protein UreE, which yields MIVTEITRNSRYEQIHKRHDLLAIEWYEATKRIQRLRTAEGMDIAIRLLGNTACLKEGDILYEDDEKVVIVTIRPCSVIKVIAADFLDIAYLCSEIGNKHLPLFVEANELLMPYERSMFEWLSKHGFGPELCERQLLYQLNANVGSRHHEQLKFSTKNISIMIDSK from the coding sequence ATGATCGTTACTGAGATAACAAGAAATAGCCGATATGAGCAGATCCATAAACGTCATGATCTACTTGCGATAGAATGGTATGAAGCCACCAAACGAATACAGCGACTCCGCACAGCTGAAGGTATGGATATCGCGATAAGACTTCTAGGCAATACTGCCTGTCTAAAGGAGGGCGATATTCTATACGAAGACGATGAAAAAGTAGTGATCGTTACGATCCGGCCTTGCTCAGTGATCAAAGTGATTGCGGCTGATTTCCTGGATATAGCTTATCTGTGCAGTGAAATTGGTAACAAACATTTGCCTCTTTTTGTGGAGGCAAATGAATTGCTCATGCCTTACGAACGGTCTATGTTTGAATGGTTGTCCAAACATGGATTCGGCCCCGAACTTTGCGAACGTCAGCTTCTATATCAGCTGAATGCAAACGTGGGTTCCAGACATCATGAGCAGCTGAAATTTTCGACAAAAAATATCTCAATAATGATCGATAGTAAGTAG